Proteins from a genomic interval of Papaver somniferum cultivar HN1 chromosome 4, ASM357369v1, whole genome shotgun sequence:
- the LOC113273745 gene encoding vestitone reductase-like — translation MEGGGNGTEKGMVCVTGGAGYIGSWLIMRLLERGYSVRATVRLDPERKRDISHLTNLPGASERLHIFNADLAKLTSFDEAIDGCVGVFHVAYPINIEENEADDATVKTLVDGSLDILKACLKSKTVKRVVYTSTAAAVVANKTGLMEVDENSWSDVEFCRNIKIQASSYIIPKTLIEQEVLKFGEENGLDVVSIIPPMVVGPFTCPHLPGSISLSLAMLLGNRYGLGFKATQMVHIDDIVAGHIFLFECPNAKGRYICSSHETSVHAFAKVLSASYPVFEMPAKLLSETKEEKAVHLSPKKLLSLGFNFRYDLKDMVDGAIQSCKEKGFL, via the exons ATGGAAGGTGGCGGAAATGGAACGGAGAAAGGTATGGTATGTGTAACTGGTGGCGCAGGATACATAGGTTCATGGTTGATCATGCGACTTCTCGAACGTGGCTACTCTGTCCGAGCCACCGTCCGATTAGACCCTG AAAGGAAGAGGGACATAAGTCATCTTACGAATCTACCAGGAGCATCAGAGAGGCTTCATATCTTTAACGCTGATCTCGCAAAACTTACTAGTTTTGATGAAGCCATAGATGGATGCGTTGGTGTTTTTCACGTAGCTTACCCGATCAACATTGAAGAAAATGAAGCAGATGATGCCACAGTGAAAACACTCGTAGATGGAAGTCTAGACATATTAAAAGCATGTTTGAAATCAAAGACAGTAAAGAGAGTTGTATATACTTCTACTGCAGCTGCAGTTGTGGCAAACAAAACGGGCCTCATGGAAGTGGATGAGAACTCATGGAGTGATGTTGAATTCTGTAGGAATATCAAAATTCAAGCCAGTTCGTACATCATACCTAAAACTTTGATCGAACAAGAAGTACTAAAATTTGGAGAAGAAAATGGTCTGGATGTTGTTTCAATCATTCCACCAATGGTTGTTGGTCCTTTTACCTGTCCTCATCTTCCTGGCTCCATTTCCCTATCTTTGGCCATGCTCTTGG GTAACAGATATGGACTTGGTTTTAAAGCAACACAAATGGTGCACATAGATGACATAGTTGCTGGGCATATATTTCTGTTCGAATGCCCTAATGCGAAAGGACGGTACATATGCTCTTCCCATGAGACATCTGTTCATGCCTTCGCCAAAGTGCTTTCTGCTAGTTACCCGGTATTCGAAATGCCGGCAAA GTTGCTAAGTGAGACCAAGGAAGAAAAGGCTGTTCATCTTTCTCCAAAGAAGCTTCTAAGTTTGGGATTCAATTTTAGATATGATCTCAAGGATATGGTTGACGGAGCCATTCAAAGCTGTAAAGAAAAGGGTTTCTTGTAG